The Anopheles coluzzii chromosome 2, AcolN3, whole genome shotgun sequence genome window below encodes:
- the LOC120948999 gene encoding RNA polymerase-associated protein CTR9 homolog — protein MAAPIEIPLRDTDEVIELDPEQLPEGEEVLGILRQERSQLNTWVTVALAYYKQKKTDDFIKILEASRVDANIHYRDFEKDQMRAYDMLAAYYVQEANREKSKDKKRDLFLKATLLYTTADKIIMYDQNHLLGRAYFCLLEGDKMDQADAQFNFVLNQSPSNIPSLLGKACIAFNKKDYRGALAFYKKALRTNPNCPAAVRLGMGHCFLKLSNPDKAKLAFQRALDLEPQCVGALVGLAILKLNLHEPESNRMGVQMLSKAYTIDSTNPMVLNHLANHFFFKKDYQKVQHLALHAFHNTENEAMRAESCYQLARAFHVQRDYDQAFQYYYQSTQFAPVNFVLPHFGLGQMYIYRGDSENAAQCFEKVLKAQPGNYETMKILGSLYATSSSQSKRDIAKNHLKKVTEQFPDDVEAWIELAQILEQNDLQGSLQAYGTATSILTEKVNADIPPEILNNVAALHYRLGNLDEAMSKLEQAIERAKIEAQHDAQYYDSISVSMTYNLARLYEAMAVFDKADKLYKDILKEHPNYIDCYLRLGCMARDKGLIFVASDFFKDALKINMENPDTRSLLGNLHLAKMQWTLGQKNFETILKNPATSSDAYSLIALGNFWLQSLHQPNRDKEKEKKHQEKALAIYKQVLRNDPKNIWAANGIGAVLAHKGCIIEARDIFAQVREATADFCDVWINIAHIYVEQKQYISAIQMYENCLKKFYRHNNVEVMQYLARAYFRAGKLKEAKMTLLKARRVAPQDTVLLFNIALVLQRLATFVLRDEKSVLSVVLQAVHELGLAHKYFTYLSVHGDKTRYNIALAETEANQCQDLLQQAQYHVSRARKIDEEERSLRQKQELEREEFKRRQAEDRRRMEEMRRKAHEEMLLKRQEYKEKTKNALFFAEPAPEAKKKGGRGRKDYISDSDASGGEVGGGGGSGGEEGSGAPKERKRKGEKKPRKSQGGGGSRKRKEKARRGSGGDSDSEEEEGEGSRKRKKKGASGGQKKRQKAMDEGLSQKQKGRILSKATVSTSESDSDDSRLKIASGDESGGESGAPATKRKRRIASDEEDSDGSQRRSRSRSRSGSGSRSRSRSGSGSRAGSRAGSGSRSRSRSRSRSRSRSGSAKGSRSRSRSGSGGSRSRSRSRSRSQSAGSRKSGSRSRSRSRSGSQASRGSRRSRSRSRSRSGSRSRSRSGSGSRQASPISRKSVSGSESE, from the exons ATGGCTGCACCGATTGAAATCCCGCTGAGGGACACGGACGAG GTTATAGAGCTCGATCCGGAACAGCTTCCCGAGGGTGAAGAGGTGCTTGGCATCTTGCGGCAGGAGCGCTCCCAGCTCAATACGTGGGTGACGGTTGCG TTGGCGTACtacaagcaaaagaaaacagatgATTTCATCAAAATCCTCGAGGCGTCCCGCGTGGACGCCAACATCCATTATCGGGACTTTGAGAAGGACCAGATGCGCGCGTACGATATGCTGGCCGCGTACTACGTGCAGGAAGCCAACCGGGAAAAGTCGAAGGACAAGAAGCGCGACCTGTTCCTGAAGGCGACGCTCCTCTACACGACCGCGGACAAGATCATCATGTACGATCAGAACCATCTGCTCGGTCGTGCGTACTTCTGTCTGCTGGAGGGCGACAAGATGGACCAGGCCGATGCACAGTTCAACTTTGTGCTGAACCAATCGCCCTCCAACATACCGTCGCTGCTCGGCAAGGCGTGCATTGCGTTCAACAAGAAGGACTACCGGGGTGCGCTGGCGTTCTACAAGAAGGCGCTTCGGACCAACCCGAACTGTCCGGCCGCGGTACGGCTCGGTATGGGGCACTGCTTTCTGAAGCTGAGCAATCCGGACAAGGCGAAGCTAGCGTTCCAGCGGGCGCTCGACCTCGAGCCGCAGTGCGTTGGTGCGTTGGTCGGGCTGGCCATCCTGAAGCTGAACCTGCACGAGCCCGAATCGAACCGGATGGGCGTGCAGATGCTGTCGAAGGCGTACACGATCGATTCGACCAACCCGATGGTGCTGAACCATCTGGCGAACCATTTCTTCTTCAAGAAGGACTACCAGAAGGTGCAGCACTTGGCGCTGCACGCCTTCCACAACACGGAAAATGAAGCGATGCGTGCGGAAAGCTGCTACCAGCTGGCACGCGCCTTCCACGTGCAGCGCGACTACGATCAGGCGTTCCAGTACTACTATCAGTCGACGCAGTTTGCGCCGGTGAACTTTGTGCTGCCCCACTTCGGTCTCGGACAGATGTACATCTATCGTGGCGATTCGGAAAAT GCTGCACAGTGTTTCGAGAAGGTGCTGAAAGCACAGCCGGGCAATTACGAGACGATGAAGATTTTGGGCTCCCTGTACGCGACTTCCTCCTCGCAGTCGAAGCGTGACATCGCCAAGAACCACCTGAAGAAGGTAACGGAGCAGTTCCCGGACGATGTGGAGGCGTGGATCGAGCTGGCCCAGATCCTGGAGCAGAACGATCTGCAAGGCTCGCTGCAGGCGTACGGCACCGCTACGAGCATCCTGACGGAGAAGGTGAACGCGGACATACCGCCCGAGATACTGAACAACGTGGCCGCCCTGCACTACCGGCTGGGCAATCTGGACGAGGCGATGTCGAAGCTGGAGCAGGCGATCGAGCGGGCCAAGATTGAGGCGCAGCACGACGCACAGTACTACGATTCCATCTCCGTCTCGATGACGTACAATCTGGCCCGGCTGTACGAAGCGATGGCCGTGTTCGACAAGGCGGACAAGCTGTACAAGGACATCCTGAAGGAGCACCCGAACTACATCGACTGCTACCTGCGGCTGGGGTGTATGGCCCGCGACAAGGGTTTGATTTTCGTGGCGTCCGATTTCTTCAAGGACGCGCTGAAGATTAACATGGAAAACCCGGACACCCGGTCGCTGCTCGGCAACCTGCATCTCGCCAAGATGCAGTGGACGCTGGGGCAGAAGAACTTTGAGACGATTCTGAAGAATCCGGCCACCTCGAGCGACGCCTACTCGCTTATCGCGCTCGGCAACTTTTGGCTGCAAAGCCTGCACCAACCGAACCGGGAcaaggagaaggaaaagaagcaCCAGGAGAAGGCGCTCGCCATCTACAAGCAGGTGCTGCGCAACGATCCGAAGAACATATGGGCGGCGAATGGGATCGGCGCCGTGCTCGCGCACAAGGGCTGCATCATTGAGGCGCGCGACATCTTTGCGCAGGTGCGCGAAGCGACGGCCGACTTTTGCGACGTGTGGATCAACATTGCGCACATCTACGTGGAGCAGAAGCAGTACATTAGCGCGATCCAGATGTACGAAAACTGCCTGAAGAAGTTCTACCGCCACAACAACGTGGAGGTGATGCAGTACCTGGCCCGGGCCTACTTCCGGGCGGGCAAGCTGAAGGAGGCGAAGATGACGCTGCTGAAGGCGCGGCGGGTTGCGCCGCAGGACACGGTGCTGCTGTTTAACATTGCGCTCGTGCTGCAGCGGCTCGCCACGTTTGTGCTGCGCGACGAGAAGTCCGTCCTGAGCGTGGTGCTGCAGGCGGTGCACGAGCTCGGGCTGGCGCACAAGTACTTTACCTACCTGTCCGTGCACGGCGACAAGACGCGGTACAACATTGCGCTGGCCGAGACGGAAGCGAACCAGTGCCAGGATCTGCTGCAGCAGGCGCAGTACCACGTGTCGCGGGCGCGCAAGATCGATGAAGAGGAGCGCTCGCTGCGCCAGAAGCAGGAGCTGGAGCGGGAAGAGTTCAAGCGCCGCCAGGCGGAGGATCGCCGCCGGATGGAGGAGATGCGCCGCAAGGCGCACGAGGAGATGCTGCTCAAGCGCCAGGAGTACAAGGAGAAGACGAAGAACGCACTGTTCTTTGCCGAGCCGGCGCCGGAGGCGAAGAAAAAGGGCGGCCGTGGACGGAAGGATTACATTTCCGACTCGGATGCAAGCGGCGGTGAGGTTGGTGGGGGTGGTGGTAGCGGCGGAGAGGAGGGCTCGGGAGCGCCAAAGGAGCGGAAGCGCAAGGGCGAGAAGAAGCCGCGCAAATCGcagggcggcggcggcagtcgGAAGCGCAAGGAGAAGGCACGCCGCGGAAGTGGGGGCGATTCGGacagcgaggaggaggagggcgaAGGTTCGCGCAAGCGCAAGAAGAAGGGCGCATCCGGCGGGCAGAAGAAGCGCCAGAAGGCGATGGACGAAGGGCTGTCGCAGAAGCAGAAGGGGCGCATCCTGTCGAAGGCCACCGTGTCGACGAGCGAGTCGGACAGCGACGACAGCCGGCTGAAGATAGCGAGCGGGGACGAGTCGGGCGGTGAGTCGGGCGCGCCGGCAACGAAGCGCAAGCGCCGCATCGCGTCGGACGAAGAAGATTCGGATGGGTCGCAGCGTCGATCGCGGTCCCGGTCGCGGTCCGGATCGGGCTCACGGTCCCGGTCGCGGTCGGGCTCGGGCAGTCGGGCCGGTAGCCGTGCCGGCAGTGGCTCGCGTAGCCGCAGCCGTTCGCGCAGCCGCTCGCGTAGCCGGTCGGGCAGTGCCAAAGGGTCGCGCTCGAGAAGCCGTTCCGGATCGGGCGGAAGTCGCAGCCGTAGCCGGTCGCGTAGCCGCAGCCAGAGCGCTGGAAGCCGTAAGAGCGGCAGCCGTAGCCGCAGCCGCAGCCGTAGCGGA